A genomic window from Leptolyngbya sp. BL0902 includes:
- a CDS encoding UDP-N-acetylmuramoyl-L-alanyl-D-glutamate--2,6-diaminopimelate ligase, with protein sequence MKLRQLLETLPAGLIAPGFELSADWGDSEVKGLSTNSHACQPGDVFIGMPGTRVDGGEFWPSALDAGAVAALVSESALQNRPAEGNVCVVPMTDMALACAAVAAAFYGQPARQMGLVGVTGTNGKTTTTHLIEHLLKAAEQPTALLGTLYSRWPGHQQTALYTTPFAVELQADLAAARDAGCRYAVLEVSSHALAQQRVWGCPFEVAVFTNLTQDHLDYHRDMEDYFNAKALLFGENYLTGRAIVNADTPYGERLVAQLSADRVWTYSTQNPAADLYTGDLTYQANGVTGTLKTPAGTVPFSSPLVGQFNLENLLASVGAALHLGVPLETIAAVLPSFGGVPGRMEQVKIAPDQPVSVIVDYAHTPDSLKNSLQAARPFVPGRLICVFGCGGDRDRTKRPQMGRIAYDLADVVVVTSDNPRTEDPEQILRDVVAGIPAELGSESVICDRASAIQVAIQMAQPGDGILIAGKGHEDYQILGTEKIHFDDREQARRFLAEKYQ encoded by the coding sequence ATGAAGCTGCGCCAACTGCTAGAAACCTTGCCCGCAGGCTTGATCGCACCGGGGTTTGAGCTATCTGCCGACTGGGGAGATAGCGAGGTGAAGGGGCTATCCACCAATTCCCACGCCTGCCAGCCGGGGGATGTCTTTATCGGGATGCCCGGAACGCGGGTGGATGGCGGCGAATTTTGGCCCAGTGCGTTGGATGCTGGGGCGGTGGCGGCGTTGGTTTCAGAATCCGCCTTGCAGAATCGGCCCGCTGAGGGGAACGTCTGCGTGGTGCCGATGACGGATATGGCCCTGGCCTGTGCGGCGGTGGCGGCGGCGTTCTATGGCCAGCCCGCTCGGCAAATGGGCCTGGTGGGGGTGACGGGCACCAATGGCAAAACGACGACAACCCACTTAATCGAGCATTTGCTGAAGGCGGCGGAACAGCCCACGGCGCTGCTGGGCACCCTCTATAGCCGTTGGCCCGGTCATCAGCAAACGGCCCTGTATACCACCCCCTTTGCGGTGGAGCTTCAGGCGGACTTGGCGGCGGCGCGGGATGCGGGCTGTCGCTATGCGGTGCTGGAAGTCAGTTCCCATGCCCTGGCCCAGCAGCGGGTGTGGGGCTGTCCCTTCGAGGTGGCGGTGTTCACCAACCTCACCCAAGACCACCTGGACTACCACCGGGATATGGAGGACTATTTCAACGCCAAGGCGCTGCTGTTTGGCGAGAATTACCTCACCGGACGGGCGATTGTGAACGCCGATACCCCCTACGGAGAACGCCTAGTCGCGCAGCTTTCCGCCGACCGGGTGTGGACGTACAGCACCCAAAATCCCGCCGCTGACCTGTACACGGGCGACCTCACCTACCAGGCCAATGGGGTGACGGGAACGCTAAAAACCCCGGCGGGAACGGTGCCCTTTAGTTCGCCCTTGGTGGGGCAGTTTAATCTCGAAAACCTGCTGGCTTCCGTCGGTGCCGCACTGCACCTGGGGGTTCCTTTAGAAACCATTGCGGCGGTGCTGCCCAGTTTTGGCGGCGTGCCGGGGCGCATGGAGCAGGTAAAGATCGCCCCCGATCAACCCGTCAGCGTGATTGTAGACTATGCCCACACGCCAGACAGCCTGAAAAATTCCCTCCAGGCGGCGCGGCCCTTTGTGCCCGGTCGGTTGATCTGCGTCTTTGGCTGCGGTGGCGACCGAGATCGCACCAAACGCCCCCAGATGGGCCGCATCGCCTACGATTTGGCCGATGTGGTGGTCGTGACCTCCGACAACCCCCGCACCGAAGACCCAGAGCAGATTCTGCGGGACGTGGTGGCGGGCATTCCGGCGGAACTGGGGTCAGAGTCGGTCATTTGTGACCGGGCATCCGCGATTCAGGTAGCCATTCAGATGGCCCAACCAGGGGACGGCATTCTGATTGCCGGAAAAGGCCACGAAGACTACCAAATCCTCGGCACCGAAAAGATCCACTTCGACGACCGCGAACAGGCCCGCAGGTTCTTGGCCGAGAAGTATCAGTAA